The window GCTCCGGGCGCCCCCCCAGCAGAACCCCCCACCATGGGCAGCCAGAGCTCCAAGGCTCCCCGGGGCGACGTGACCGCCGAGGAGGCAGCAGGCGCTTCCCCCGCCAAGGTCAACGGACAGGTGGGTGCGCTCGGCACGGCCCGACCTGGCCCCCTCCTCTCGTACCTTGCCCCCTCTAGGGCCCCGGTCCGGGGCCGCGCGCTTTGTCCGGCCCGGGACACGcggcgccccctcccccgcccggtCCCTTTGTTCTCGGCGCCGCAGCCCCCGCGGGCGAAgcgaggggaggggcggggagggggcgccgGCCGGGCCCCGCCGCCTTCTTTGTTCGCGGCCCCGGCCCCCGGCGCTGCCCCCCGGCCGCCCCGAGTGCCGCGCGGGGAACAAAGGCGCTGCTGGGCCGCGCCAAGGGGGCGCCCGGGGGCCGCGGGGCGGGTGCCCGGAGGCGAGGGCACTCCCCCGCAGACCCGACCTCAATATCCGAAGGCCTTTTTTAAGGGAGGAGCCGCGATGTGAGGAGAGCCTGCGGTGGGTGGGGGCCTTTTACACAAAGCCGGCGGCTGGGAAAATAGGCCGTCCAGGTGCAGGGAACAGCGCCCCGGGGCGGCTTCCCGCCCAATATCGGCTGTACAGCTCCCCCGCCCGTCCGGGATCCGCGGCCTCGGGCGGTCCTGCGCCGAATAGAGAGCGCGCCCCgggagaggtgggtggggggccCCGATACCCTAGCGCCTCCTGCCGGCCGCGGCCTCTGTATCCTTGTGCGGGGCAGGAGGGAGAGGTTTGACTGGATGCCGCTGGCGTGAGGCTACAACTAGGCTCTGGGGGTGCGGTGGAATGACTCGGGACCCCGATGTCTgggtgggttgggggaggggagttaGAGCCCCGACCCTCATTGCGGTCTTCTCTGCCCTGCAGGAGAACGGCCACGTGAAAAGCAATGGAGACTTATCCCCCAAAGGTGAAGGGGAGTCGCCCCCCGTGAACGGAACAGAGGAGGCAGCGGGGGCCACTGGTGATGCTATCGAGCCAGCACCCCCTAGCCAGGGCGCTGAGGCTAAGGGGGAGGTCCCCCCCAAGGAGAcccccaagaagaagaagaaattctctTTCAAGAAGCCTTTCAAATTGAGTGGCCTGTCCTTCAAGAGAAATCGGAAGGAGGGTGGGGGTGATTCGTCTGCCTCCTCACCCACAGAGGAAGAGCAGGAGCAGGGGGAGATCAGTGCCTGCGGCGAGGAGGGCACTGCCCAGGAAGGGAAGGCTGCTGCCACCCCCGAGAGCCAGGAGCCCCAGGCCAAAGGGGCAGAGGCCAGCGCTGCCGCCAagggaggagacacagaagaggCAGGGCCCCAGGCCGCAGAGCCATCCACTCCCTCGGGGCCAGAGAGTGACCCTGCACCAGCCAGCGAGCAGAATGAGTAgctgggtgggggcaggtgggTGATCTCTAAGCTGCAAAAACTGTGCTGTCCTTGTGAGGTCACTGCCTGGACCTGGTGCCCCGGCTGCCTTCCTGTGCCCAGAAAGGAAGGGGCTGTTGCCCCCTAGCCAcgttccctctccttctctccctcctgtgGATTCTCCCATCATCCATCTGGTCTTCCTCTTAAGGCCAGTTGAAGATGGTCCCTTGCAGTTTTCCCAAGTTAGGTTAGTGATGTGAAATGCTCCTGCCCTTGGCCCTACCTCCTTCCCTGTCCCCACCTGTGCCGAAGGCAATTGCTGGTTTTCTTCCCCAGTTCTTTTCCAAGTAGGTTTTGTTTACTCCCCAATCCCTGAGCCAGATGTGGGGGTGCCTACACTCCCAAACCTTGAGTGTCCAGCCTTCCCCTGTTGAGTTTTTAGTCTCTTGTGCTGTGCCTAGTGGCACCTGGGCTGGGGAGAACACTGCCCCTGTCTAGGTTTTTATAAATGTCTTACAGTTCAAACCTCCAGCTTGTGAATCAACCCGTGTCTCCTTTTTTGACTTGGTAAGCAAGTATTAAGCTTTGGGGTGGGCGGGAGGTCTGTAATGTGAAACAACTTCTtgttgtcttttttccccctcccattGTTGTAAATAACTTTTAATGGCCAAACCCCagatttgtactttttttttttttctaactgctAAAACCATTCTCTTCCACCTGGTTTTACTGTAACATttgaaaaaggaataaatgttGTCCCTTTAGTGGTGCTTTTTCATGAGTGGTCTTCTGGGGGTGAAGGTGAGAAGATTGGCCAACTTCAAGCTTTGATGGGGGGATTAAGACAGGTAAGTCTGGGGTTTCGTTGAAGGCTTGCCCAGGTTCTCATGGACACCAGAAGGGCAGAGACGTGAACCCAGGGGATACTACAGAGTAGAGATGGGCTCAGGAGGGTATagaaatgtatcattttattACAAAGATTCTCACAAAAATGAAATATAGTATCTCAAAATGGAAACTAGACTACCAATCTTCACCTGCAGAACTGGGGGAAAGACAGAGAGGGCAGGCATGAGAACAGAACCAATCTAAAAACGGCTGATGTTACCTTAAGAGCCTAAACACAACAGGGAGTCCCTGAAGACCCAGCCACCCCTTCTCAAATGCTCAGCAAGGGCACCTTTTCAAAGCTACGAAGCAGGCACTTCAAGATTTTGTCCTATCGCTGCTTAAGTGGATCCCTTTTACCCAGTACCCATTAGGGTTCAAGAGTTTGGGAGGGATGGGTTGCAAGGCAGCTACTAGAAAAGTAATGTGTGCCCTGACCTCAGGGCCCTGGTTCCTGTCTAGTCCCTGgggatatttatatttaatatatttttatataaatacacagagaaatagaaaatataaaatctgaaggGTTGTGGGATAAAGGTGGGGATTTGGCAAGAAGCCAGAACTGGAGAGGTCTCTTCAGGCCAACTTGACCTCTTCCTTGACCCTGTGGAGAGAGCAGAAACTGGCATTAGATAAGCCACCCTAGAGGCCTCGGAAAAAGGAAGGGTACAATGACTTCCTCAGGCCCCTGGCTGCCCAGGTGACTGCTGAAGGCTGGGGCTTCCTAGCTCTGCCTAGAACTGCAGCAACTGACAGACTGGTCCCTGAAAGAGGCCTTTGTAAGCTGGACCAGCTGTCCCTGTGCTTTCCCTGTTGGTGTGGTGGGACAAAAGGGCTGGTGCTCCAATGCCAGGGAGCAGACAGACAGTTCTTTCCTCACCCTTTGGcttcttgcttctcttccttgGTTTTCTCCTCTTCTGTGACTTCTAGAACATAAGAATACAGGGATGGTCAAGGGCAGCCCCCCGGAAAGACCCATGGGATCTCCTGAAAccccttcccagcatcacagcTCGGTGGACATACAAAAGAGAAAAGTACATCCCA of the Bubalus kerabau isolate K-KA32 ecotype Philippines breed swamp buffalo chromosome 3, PCC_UOA_SB_1v2, whole genome shotgun sequence genome contains:
- the MARCKSL1 gene encoding MARCKS-related protein, with product MGSQSSKAPRGDVTAEEAAGASPAKVNGQENGHVKSNGDLSPKGEGESPPVNGTEEAAGATGDAIEPAPPSQGAEAKGEVPPKETPKKKKKFSFKKPFKLSGLSFKRNRKEGGGDSSASSPTEEEQEQGEISACGEEGTAQEGKAAATPESQEPQAKGAEASAAAKGGDTEEAGPQAAEPSTPSGPESDPAPASEQNE